A window of the Listeria swaminathanii genome harbors these coding sequences:
- a CDS encoding glycoside hydrolase family 1 protein: MFENYQFPKDFLWGGAIAANQAEGAFQVDGKGISLADLHKYHKGKTNDEISEEQHKGVSLADIKASIEDKVNYYPKRHGIDFYHTYPEDLALLAEMGFKTFRTSLDWTRIFPTGEEEEPNEAGLKYYDQLIDKIIELGMEPIITILHYETPVEIVLNYGGWHNRKVIDLFEKYGKIVLDRYNKKVKYWIVINQINLIQFEPFNSTAIPYDAVDDYLSATYQAVHNQFVASAKIYEYGKALNPDLMIGTMLADCTAYPFSCDPDDIVLAMKRNRMEYFFADVQFQGEYPQYALNYFAENNINIEITDEDKAILQKNTMDYLALSYYYSQMVDSKKNDLDPASITPNPHLRANPWGWAVDPKGLYNALSQYWDRYHKPIIIAENGFGMYDKLEDGEIHDDYRIDYLSAHLKEMKRAMYDGVEVIAYCAWGPIDIVSCSSAQMEKRYGFIYVDLDNEGNGTGKRIKKDSFSWYKKVIESNGEDLEA; the protein is encoded by the coding sequence CGAAAGACTTCTTGTGGGGTGGAGCAATTGCCGCTAACCAAGCAGAAGGAGCATTTCAAGTAGATGGAAAAGGAATTAGCCTAGCAGATTTACACAAGTACCACAAAGGTAAAACAAACGATGAAATTAGCGAAGAACAACATAAAGGAGTAAGTTTAGCAGATATTAAAGCAAGCATAGAAGATAAAGTAAACTATTATCCAAAACGCCACGGCATTGATTTTTATCATACCTATCCAGAAGATTTGGCGTTACTTGCTGAAATGGGCTTTAAAACATTCCGAACTTCGCTAGACTGGACACGAATTTTCCCGACTGGCGAAGAAGAAGAACCAAATGAAGCAGGCTTAAAATATTATGACCAATTAATCGACAAAATTATCGAGCTTGGCATGGAGCCGATCATTACGATTTTACATTACGAAACTCCAGTTGAAATTGTTTTAAACTACGGAGGTTGGCATAATCGCAAAGTCATTGATTTATTTGAGAAATACGGCAAAATCGTACTAGACCGCTACAACAAAAAAGTGAAATATTGGATTGTCATTAACCAAATTAATTTAATCCAATTTGAACCATTCAACTCAACAGCCATTCCATATGATGCAGTCGATGATTATTTATCTGCAACCTACCAAGCAGTCCACAACCAATTTGTTGCCAGTGCAAAAATTTACGAATACGGAAAAGCACTGAACCCTGATTTAATGATTGGCACGATGCTGGCTGATTGTACGGCTTATCCTTTCTCATGTGATCCAGATGATATCGTGCTCGCAATGAAACGCAATCGGATGGAATATTTCTTCGCAGACGTGCAGTTCCAAGGCGAATATCCACAATATGCGCTTAACTATTTTGCCGAAAATAATATTAACATTGAAATCACAGACGAAGACAAAGCCATTTTGCAAAAAAATACAATGGACTATCTTGCGCTTTCCTATTATTATTCGCAAATGGTAGATTCCAAGAAAAACGACTTAGATCCAGCATCAATTACACCAAACCCACATCTAAGAGCCAATCCGTGGGGCTGGGCAGTTGATCCAAAAGGACTATATAACGCGTTGTCACAATACTGGGATAGATACCATAAGCCAATTATCATCGCCGAAAATGGATTTGGAATGTATGACAAGTTAGAAGATGGCGAAATCCATGACGATTACCGAATTGATTACTTATCCGCCCATCTAAAAGAAATGAAACGCGCAATGTATGACGGCGTAGAAGTGATTGCATATTGCGCTTGGGGACCGATTGATATCGTCAGCTGTTCTTCCGCGCAAATGGAAAAAAGATACGGTTTCATTTACGTTGATTTAGATAACGAAGGAAACGGCACAGGCAAAAGAATTAAAAAAGATAGCTTTTCATGGTATAAAAAAGTAATAGAGTCTAATGGGGAAGACTTAGAAGCTTAA
- a CDS encoding BglG family transcription antiterminator, producing MDTQKEILAYLHKQENKWVTSNELADFCECTTRTIRNNIYKINEATPGLIKSAKQGYQINPSIHLDVPTESDAAERKSKLLLALIKNSTKGVDLFDLADILFISEVTLKKDIQQLKNELKEADVQIIIDKNQVKLIGKERAKRKYMISLLYEEGGYRESIKNHIQEMIEFVSIDKLQSIVKEVLANESITTNQYSMMNIVLHYAISIVRIQQGNTLIETQKSLIQKHSKEYEISKKIAEILSEEYQIHFSEAETKQLGLLYVGLQNEQSANANQAELDQFVDKKIIEALKIVLTNVEETYLIDLQNEQLFIKLAIHIQSLYYRSRYKAYTRNLSLLDIKTSYPVTFDIAVYISSLLQEKLAIDFNEDEISFIALHIGSFLESENRDYIRLEIGILVDDYHDLKTNMLKKLRALFENEATIKVIENEASEEDFDIILTTNRDVALEKAGSIFIHPLLTTKDIKKITSRIQTKKKIIENNLLGQQIDHYIVRDLYANQIDPSELTPAKIREQMVSKMEKQAFVTSNFKEKVEKREQMAPTSFPSGIAIPHSIKNDALRSGVSIMTLQEPIYWNDVKVKIIALVAISKKDANEFNDFFEKFVEIVSEPINAKRLSMAESFEEFIQKLKMMIEESE from the coding sequence ATGGATACGCAAAAAGAAATACTAGCTTATTTGCATAAACAGGAAAATAAATGGGTTACCTCCAATGAGTTAGCAGATTTTTGCGAGTGTACAACACGCACCATTCGCAACAACATTTACAAAATAAATGAAGCAACACCGGGTTTAATCAAATCCGCCAAACAAGGCTATCAAATCAATCCTAGTATCCATTTGGATGTTCCAACAGAAAGTGATGCCGCAGAACGAAAGTCCAAACTTTTACTAGCATTAATTAAAAACTCTACAAAAGGCGTTGATTTATTCGACCTCGCAGATATTCTATTTATTTCAGAAGTCACTTTAAAAAAAGACATTCAACAATTAAAAAATGAACTGAAAGAAGCGGATGTCCAAATCATCATCGATAAAAACCAAGTAAAACTAATCGGCAAAGAACGCGCCAAAAGAAAATACATGATTTCCTTACTGTATGAAGAAGGCGGCTACCGCGAGAGCATCAAAAACCACATCCAAGAAATGATTGAATTTGTTTCCATCGACAAACTACAAAGCATTGTCAAAGAAGTCCTAGCAAACGAATCGATTACAACCAACCAATACTCGATGATGAATATCGTGCTGCATTACGCAATCAGCATCGTTCGAATTCAACAAGGAAACACCCTCATCGAAACACAAAAATCACTCATTCAAAAACACTCCAAAGAATACGAAATCTCGAAGAAAATTGCCGAAATTCTTTCCGAAGAATACCAAATTCATTTTTCAGAAGCAGAAACAAAACAATTAGGGCTACTTTACGTCGGCCTACAAAATGAACAATCTGCCAACGCCAATCAAGCCGAGTTAGACCAATTTGTCGATAAAAAAATCATTGAAGCACTTAAAATCGTCCTCACGAATGTGGAAGAAACCTACCTGATTGACCTGCAAAATGAGCAGCTTTTTATCAAACTAGCTATCCATATTCAAAGTTTATACTACCGCTCGCGCTACAAAGCTTATACGAGAAATTTAAGTTTACTGGATATTAAAACTTCCTATCCGGTAACATTTGATATCGCCGTTTACATTTCGTCACTACTACAAGAAAAGCTAGCAATCGACTTTAACGAAGACGAAATTTCCTTTATAGCACTGCATATCGGCTCTTTTTTAGAAAGTGAAAACCGTGATTATATTCGCCTTGAAATCGGAATTTTAGTGGATGATTACCACGATTTAAAAACCAACATGCTAAAAAAACTACGAGCATTATTCGAAAATGAAGCAACCATAAAAGTGATTGAAAATGAGGCGAGCGAAGAAGATTTCGATATTATTTTAACGACGAACCGAGATGTTGCCCTTGAAAAAGCGGGATCCATTTTTATTCACCCATTACTAACGACAAAGGACATCAAAAAAATCACGAGCCGCATCCAAACAAAGAAAAAAATCATCGAAAACAACTTACTCGGACAACAAATTGATCATTACATTGTCCGCGATCTCTACGCCAATCAAATCGACCCCTCAGAACTCACACCCGCAAAAATCAGAGAACAAATGGTTTCTAAAATGGAAAAACAAGCCTTCGTCACAAGCAATTTTAAAGAAAAAGTGGAAAAAAGAGAACAAATGGCACCGACCAGTTTCCCGTCAGGCATCGCTATCCCTCATTCCATCAAAAACGATGCACTCCGGAGCGGCGTTTCGATAATGACGCTACAAGAACCAATTTACTGGAACGATGTGAAAGTGAAAATAATCGCCCTCGTCGCCATCAGTAAAAAAGATGCCAATGAATTTAACGATTTTTTTGAGAAATTTGTAGAAATTGTATCCGAACCAATCAACGCCAAACGATTATCCATGGCAGAAAGCTTCGAAGAGTTCATCCAAAAACTAAAAATGATGATTGAAGAAAGTGAATAA
- a CDS encoding Vga family ABC-F type ribosomal protection protein, with amino-acid sequence MSIIEINQLKIEVGDRILVEIPHLLVDKKARIGIIGQNGLGKTTLMEVIAGRQEAAAGMITTHGKLAYIKQLPTDTTTKSGGEKTRKAIQQAMRQNPSVLLADEPTSNLDVESVQHLERQWSDFHGALMIISHDRAFLDALCTEIWGIENQKIHVYKGNYHAFLEQKEQQANQAELAYKEFKNKKKQLQASQNYHEIEAGRIVKPGKRLNNKEASAFKAGKGTQQKKQHSTIKALEKRIERLGNIEKPHTTKPIKIITPENRLIKKGNTILSAKETTYEIAGRKLFETKAFSIKAGDKVALIGENASGKTSFLREIIQGNPNLATNPQAKIAYFDQELKGLDETKALLENMTDMSVQTKQVNREVLGSMHFKESDLHKEVRMLSGGERVKLLLSMLLVSDANFLILDEPTNYLDIYAMEALETLIKQFTGTVLFVSHDRTFVKQVAEEVLAIENNQMTFHRMTYEEYEESKTPSRISEEDKLILEMRMSEIAAKLMQPNLKPAEKAMLEQDYQEIITKRQQFS; translated from the coding sequence ATGTCTATAATCGAAATTAATCAATTAAAAATAGAAGTAGGGGATAGAATTTTAGTCGAAATCCCTCATTTACTAGTCGATAAAAAAGCACGAATTGGCATCATCGGCCAAAATGGTTTAGGGAAAACAACCCTAATGGAAGTAATTGCTGGCAGACAAGAAGCCGCGGCTGGGATGATCACCACGCATGGCAAACTTGCCTATATCAAACAATTACCCACAGATACAACCACCAAAAGTGGCGGTGAAAAAACAAGAAAAGCCATCCAACAGGCGATGCGTCAAAATCCAAGCGTTCTCCTAGCAGACGAACCAACGAGCAACCTAGATGTCGAAAGCGTGCAGCATTTAGAACGTCAGTGGAGCGATTTTCATGGAGCATTAATGATTATCTCGCATGACCGCGCCTTTTTAGATGCACTTTGCACAGAAATATGGGGAATTGAAAATCAAAAAATCCACGTGTACAAAGGAAATTATCACGCCTTTTTAGAACAAAAAGAGCAACAAGCAAACCAAGCCGAACTCGCTTACAAAGAATTTAAAAACAAAAAGAAACAACTACAAGCATCCCAAAACTATCACGAAATCGAAGCCGGGCGGATTGTTAAACCCGGAAAACGTCTAAACAACAAAGAAGCCAGCGCCTTTAAAGCTGGAAAAGGCACCCAACAAAAGAAACAACATAGCACAATCAAAGCCTTAGAAAAACGAATTGAACGACTCGGCAATATCGAAAAACCGCATACAACAAAGCCAATTAAAATCATCACCCCAGAAAATCGCTTAATCAAAAAAGGCAATACAATACTAAGCGCGAAAGAAACAACCTACGAAATCGCCGGGCGTAAACTTTTTGAAACAAAAGCTTTTTCTATCAAAGCGGGTGACAAAGTAGCACTCATCGGCGAAAATGCGAGTGGGAAAACGAGCTTTTTAAGAGAAATAATCCAAGGAAACCCAAATTTGGCAACGAACCCACAAGCTAAAATCGCCTATTTTGATCAAGAACTCAAAGGTCTAGATGAAACGAAAGCCCTTTTAGAAAACATGACAGATATGAGCGTTCAAACCAAACAAGTGAATAGGGAAGTACTTGGCAGCATGCATTTTAAAGAAAGCGATTTGCATAAAGAAGTGCGCATGCTCTCTGGCGGGGAACGAGTGAAGTTACTTCTCAGCATGCTCTTAGTTAGCGACGCCAATTTCCTAATCCTTGATGAACCAACCAATTACTTGGATATTTATGCAATGGAAGCGCTAGAAACATTAATCAAACAATTCACTGGAACAGTCCTTTTTGTTTCGCATGATCGAACCTTTGTAAAGCAAGTGGCAGAAGAGGTGCTCGCCATCGAAAACAACCAAATGACTTTCCACCGCATGACGTACGAGGAATACGAAGAAAGTAAGACTCCGAGCCGTATCTCAGAAGAAGATAAATTGATTTTAGAAATGCGCATGTCCGAAATAGCCGCGAAGCTAATGCAACCGAATTTAAAGCCGGCTGAAAAGGCAATGCTCGAACAAGATTACCAAGAAATTATCACAAAAAGACAACAATTTAGTTAA
- a CDS encoding permease: MFSHLPDSFLQMNTIFISILIEALPFVLIGVFIAGFIQMFISEQFIARVIPKNKFLAVIVGSLIGIFFPSCECGIVPIVRNLLAKGVPLHAGIAFMLTAPIINPVVLFSTYVAFGSTWEVPLLRVAGSLVVALVVGNIIAYLYKGTGLKDRFLKYEAASEKVAVPAGNLALAGGPTESTTTNFQVVTTEAAPAEVAHTDHEHHHHGEEHTHAKMTLSQKIWHTVQHAVDEFFSVGKYLVFGALIAAAMQTYIKTSTLVSIGHGPILSILLMMVLAFVLSLCSEADAFIGASFRSVFSTQSIVAFLVFGPMLDIKNLMMMLGAFKAKFVLLIVTSVTIVVFLYALVI; encoded by the coding sequence ATGTTTAGTCATCTACCGGATTCATTCCTACAAATGAATACCATTTTTATTTCGATTTTGATTGAGGCACTGCCGTTTGTGTTAATTGGAGTATTCATTGCCGGCTTTATTCAAATGTTTATATCAGAACAATTCATTGCTCGAGTTATCCCCAAAAACAAATTTCTAGCCGTTATTGTCGGCTCGCTTATTGGTATATTTTTTCCTTCCTGCGAATGTGGCATTGTTCCTATCGTTCGTAATTTACTTGCAAAAGGTGTGCCGCTTCACGCCGGAATTGCCTTCATGCTCACAGCGCCGATTATTAATCCAGTAGTATTATTTTCCACTTATGTCGCCTTTGGAAGCACCTGGGAAGTTCCGCTGTTACGTGTTGCCGGAAGCTTGGTCGTAGCGCTCGTTGTTGGAAATATTATCGCTTATTTATATAAAGGAACTGGACTCAAAGATCGCTTTTTAAAATATGAAGCAGCAAGTGAAAAAGTCGCCGTTCCAGCGGGAAACCTAGCACTTGCTGGCGGCCCTACAGAAAGTACCACAACTAATTTTCAAGTAGTAACAACTGAAGCGGCTCCGGCAGAAGTAGCGCATACAGATCATGAGCACCATCATCACGGCGAAGAGCACACACATGCAAAAATGACATTAAGCCAAAAAATCTGGCATACCGTACAACATGCCGTGGACGAATTCTTTTCAGTCGGAAAATACCTCGTTTTTGGAGCATTAATTGCCGCTGCGATGCAAACATACATTAAAACATCCACACTCGTTTCCATTGGGCACGGTCCGATTTTATCCATTTTACTCATGATGGTTCTTGCCTTTGTATTATCGCTATGCTCCGAAGCAGATGCCTTTATTGGCGCCTCTTTCCGTAGCGTATTCTCCACGCAATCCATCGTTGCATTTTTAGTGTTTGGCCCGATGCTCGATATTAAAAATTTAATGATGATGTTAGGAGCATTTAAAGCAAAATTTGTCTTATTAATTGTTACTAGTGTAACGATTGTTGTCTTTCTATACGCCCTAGTAATTTAA
- a CDS encoding TIGR03943 family putative permease subunit, with product MFRVFILFGFGFYLMQLHISGDISKYINMKYAYLSFSAMIAAFLLAIIQLIMVFRDEDIGAKTEHMGHTHDGENTIWKKIMVYGLLSYALIAGFLFPVATLDSTIVSAKGFHFPKNNAAGDDPYAQNQFLRPDTSGYFGETDYEKMMAKEKAEIIDQNPIKVNDSNYLMTMEILYNYPGEFTGKQIEFTGFVYNDDVTKDNNLFLFRFGIIHCVADSGVFGMLVQMPEKTDLKNDTWLTVKGTITQEYYSPFKMNIPSVQVESYKEVAKPKSVYVYRKY from the coding sequence ATGTTTCGCGTATTTATTTTATTTGGATTTGGTTTTTATTTGATGCAGTTACATATTTCTGGTGATATCAGTAAATATATTAATATGAAATACGCTTATTTATCTTTTTCCGCAATGATTGCCGCATTTTTACTCGCGATTATTCAGCTAATTATGGTTTTTCGCGATGAAGATATTGGTGCGAAAACAGAACATATGGGGCATACCCATGACGGCGAAAATACTATTTGGAAAAAAATCATGGTGTACGGTTTACTTTCCTACGCTTTAATCGCTGGTTTTCTTTTCCCAGTCGCAACCCTTGATTCAACGATTGTTTCTGCTAAAGGATTTCATTTCCCAAAAAACAACGCTGCTGGAGATGACCCATACGCCCAAAATCAATTTTTACGACCAGATACGAGTGGCTATTTTGGAGAAACTGATTATGAAAAAATGATGGCGAAAGAAAAAGCCGAAATCATCGATCAAAATCCCATCAAAGTCAATGACAGTAATTATTTAATGACGATGGAAATCCTCTACAATTATCCAGGCGAGTTTACTGGCAAACAAATCGAATTTACTGGGTTTGTTTATAATGATGATGTCACCAAAGATAATAACCTATTCTTGTTCCGCTTTGGAATTATTCACTGTGTTGCCGATTCAGGTGTGTTCGGAATGCTCGTTCAAATGCCCGAAAAAACCGATTTGAAAAACGATACATGGCTTACTGTAAAAGGAACCATCACCCAAGAATACTATTCACCTTTTAAAATGAATATTCCATCTGTGCAAGTAGAAAGCTATAAAGAAGTAGCAAAACCAAAATCAGTTTATGTCTATCGTAAATATTAA